In a genomic window of Rhopalosiphum maidis isolate BTI-1 chromosome 4, ASM367621v3, whole genome shotgun sequence:
- the LOC113561360 gene encoding uncharacterized protein LOC113561360, protein MNLFTTLYVAIVATVVACLAWPATAQVHNMNRYGKQQLTQKQYRYGNPTWANGINRAGGWAPSSYGNMMRHYPVSMARYGAIMGGGRQTLSPDDYYDSEVRSVAYDPSPRRYDRLDYAVVRYPSYGVGYGGYGYYPVASLAAPGGGSGVAVDDDLLYDDDDDDRDRDRDDDDSDDSLFGDRTGQMAAATINRYESPTSRYPMTDKIHNFRKVFMSNLVSPSNAFKSPKERQLYDFWESLINGDLDDMQQTDDTVGQQRLDRQQHQSPLDYGSPSSLLYQHLPPIFLKLQQQQQQKQKLQNQQHLLKQHYKSVDEQTPPPPPSPPSSSYSALSSPLQTVQRGNFYKQWANGSPLIKRSSVGGIQRAISPLSSLSSSSLSSSTLDNDDVRQLQELKSNNSAINTTATATTMTTSTTTTTTMVAGTSTLGAPSLPMADGGQREFVLPRPAGEKTDLESLLEVIAEGGLRGNYGDNGNFPKDAKVNKKRSFVSDETSLAAQLGALRKN, encoded by the coding sequence ATGAACTTGTTCACCACTTTATACGTGGCTATCGTGGCGACCGTGGTAGCGTGCTTAGCGTGGCCCGCCACGGCTCAAGTGCATAACATGAACCGGTACGGCAAACAGCAGTTGACCCAAAAACAATATCGATACGGCAACCCAACATGGGCGAACGGAATTAATCGGGCTGGTGGTTGGGCACCATCGTCATACGGAAACATGATGAGGCATTATCCGGTGTCGATGGCCCGATACGGAGCGATAATGGGTGGCGGTAGACAAACGCTATCGCCGGACGACTATTACGATAGCGAAGTCAGATCGGTCGCATACGATCCAAGCCCTAGACGGTACGACCGATTGGACTACGCTGTAGTCAGGTACCCGAGTTACGGTGTTGGTTACGGTGGTTACGGTTATTACCCGGTAGCCAGCCTGGCAGCGCCGGGCGGTGGCAGCGGCGTTGCCGTCGATGACGATCTGTTgtatgacgacgacgatgacgaccgTGACCGCGACCGCGATGACGACGACAGTGACGATTCGTTGTTTGGAGATCGGACCGGACAAATGGCCGCGGCAACGATCAACAGGTATGAGTCTCCCACTTCGAGATATCCGATGACGGACAAGATACACAATTTCCGGAAAGTGTTCATGTCAAACCTCGTGTCACCGTCAAACGCGTTCAAGTCACCCAAAGAACGGCAGCTGTATGATTTTTGGGAATCCTTGATCAACGGCGACCTGGATGACATGCAGCAAACCGACGACACCGTCGGGCAACAACGCCTGGACCGTCAACAGCATCAGTCGCCACTGGACTATGGGTCCCCCAGTTCGTTGTTGTATCAACACTTGCCACCGATATTTCTCAAGCtgcagcaacagcaacagcagaAACAGAAATTACAGAATCAACAGCACTTACTAAAACAGCACTACAAATCGGTTGACGAACAGACACCTCCACCGCCACCATCTCCGCCTTCATCATCGTACTCGGCTCTGTCGTCGCCATTGCAGACCGTACAACGCGGGAATTTCTACAAACAGTGGGCGAACGGATCGCCACTCATCAAGAGATCTTCGGTCGGTGGAATCCAACGGGCTATATCACCATTATCGTCTCTATCATCGTCATCATTATCATCATCCACTTTGGACAACGACGACGTACGGCAGTTGCAAGAGCTTAAATCTAACAACAGCGCTATCAATACGACAGCTACGGCGACAACAATGACCACATCGACCACAACAACCACTACCATGGTCGCCGGTACGAGTACCTTGGGTGCACCATCGCTACCCATGGCGGACGGAGGGCAGAGAGAGTTTGTGCTGCCCAGACCGGCGGGCGAGAAAACGGATTTAGAAAGTCTCTTGGAGGTAATCGCCGAAGGTGGTCTTCGTGGAAACTACGGCGATAACGGAAAT